A genome region from Bradyrhizobium commune includes the following:
- the rpe gene encoding ribulose-phosphate 3-epimerase codes for MTREILIAPSILAADFARLGEQVGAIDAAGADWIHCDVMDGHFVPNISFGADVIKAIRPVTSKIFDVHLMIAPTDSYLEAFAKAGADVITVHAEAGPHLDRSLQAIRTLGRKAGVSLCPATPESAIEYVLDRIDLVLVMTVNPGFGGQSFLESQIEKIGRIRSMIGERPIRLEVDGGITRDNAAAVAAAGADTLVAGSAVFRGSSADYAANIAAIRIAAEAGRVPKMQDNSAQLLRAGETARIR; via the coding sequence ATGACCAGAGAGATACTCATTGCGCCCTCGATCCTGGCGGCGGATTTCGCGCGCCTTGGCGAGCAGGTCGGGGCGATCGACGCGGCCGGCGCCGACTGGATTCATTGCGACGTCATGGATGGCCATTTTGTCCCGAACATCAGTTTTGGCGCCGACGTCATCAAGGCGATCCGACCTGTGACGTCGAAGATCTTTGACGTGCATCTGATGATCGCCCCGACCGATTCCTATCTCGAGGCGTTCGCAAAGGCAGGCGCCGACGTCATCACCGTCCATGCGGAAGCAGGCCCGCATCTCGACCGCTCGCTTCAGGCGATTCGCACGCTCGGCAGGAAGGCCGGCGTTAGCCTGTGCCCGGCCACGCCCGAGAGCGCCATCGAATATGTGCTCGATCGCATCGATCTCGTGCTGGTGATGACGGTCAATCCGGGCTTCGGCGGCCAGTCTTTTCTCGAATCCCAGATCGAGAAGATCGGGCGCATTCGGAGCATGATTGGCGAGCGGCCGATCCGGCTCGAGGTCGATGGCGGCATCACGCGCGACAATGCCGCCGCCGTTGCCGCCGCGGGGGCGGATACGCTCGTGGCGGGTTCCGCCGTGTTCCGCGGCAGCAGCGCCGACTATGCCGCCAACATCGCGGCCATTCGCATCGCCGCCGAAGCTGGCCGAGTTCCGAAGATGCAGGATAATTCCGCGCAGCTGCTGCGTGCCGGCGAGACTGCGCGCATCCGGTAG
- a CDS encoding putative bifunctional diguanylate cyclase/phosphodiesterase — protein MTMHRLLAEQLRCATDANGQVDIVKLGELVSAAYEANDRDRQRSADARAQTHDEVEQDLLRTREFLDTIVENIPIAVFAKCAKDSRYILLNRAGEDYYGLPREQMLGKTPEEIFPADVARVVSEQDRRVVDSGMPMFLEDHLLEVGVKGHDRVINSRKMLITDSAGEPQYLVGVIEDVTERVTTQERISHLAHHDVLTDLPNRSAFNVALGERLERAQEASTSFAVISLDLDRFKEVNDVFGHPVGDMLMRAAADRIAAEADGAFVARIGGDEFMILMPDDVYREEVLALAERLVEAIGNELEVDDYLSHVGLSAGIAVYPDDGVDAATLLANADSALYRAKREGRGRVRFFETEMDQELRDRRLLQHDLRQALEQNQLVVYFQPQARMDGEVIGFEALLRWNHPTRGFVQPDQFIPLAEENGLIIQIGEWVLREACREAASWPRPLQVAVNLSPVQFQAGDLERSIHQILLETGLAPTRLEVEITEGVLIGDFTRALNLLRRLKALGIRIAMDDFGTGYSSLSYLQSFPFDKIKIDRSFIANLEATPQSAEIVRAVLSLAHALNIPVLAEGVETEAQRAFLEREACEEVQGYLVGRPDLIERYLDLIGVAVERRLSA, from the coding sequence ATGACCATGCATCGCCTGCTCGCCGAGCAGCTTCGCTGCGCCACCGACGCCAACGGCCAGGTCGATATCGTCAAGCTCGGCGAACTCGTCAGCGCGGCTTACGAGGCCAACGACCGCGACCGTCAACGGTCGGCCGATGCGCGCGCGCAGACGCATGATGAGGTCGAGCAGGACCTGCTACGGACGCGTGAGTTCCTCGATACCATCGTCGAGAACATCCCGATCGCCGTATTCGCGAAATGCGCGAAGGATTCCCGCTACATTCTGCTCAACCGTGCCGGCGAGGACTATTATGGCCTGCCGCGCGAGCAGATGCTGGGCAAGACGCCGGAGGAGATCTTTCCGGCGGACGTCGCCCGCGTGGTCAGTGAGCAGGACCGCAGGGTCGTCGACAGCGGCATGCCGATGTTCCTCGAGGATCATTTGCTCGAAGTGGGCGTCAAGGGGCACGACCGCGTCATCAATTCGCGCAAGATGCTGATTACCGACAGTGCCGGCGAGCCGCAATATCTGGTCGGCGTGATCGAGGACGTCACCGAGCGCGTGACGACCCAGGAGCGGATCAGTCATCTTGCCCATCATGACGTCCTGACCGATCTGCCGAACCGCAGTGCCTTCAACGTGGCGCTGGGCGAACGGCTGGAGCGGGCGCAGGAGGCCTCGACCAGCTTTGCTGTGATCAGCCTCGATCTCGATCGCTTCAAGGAGGTCAACGACGTCTTCGGCCATCCCGTCGGCGACATGCTGATGCGGGCGGCGGCAGATCGTATCGCAGCGGAAGCCGACGGCGCCTTCGTCGCCCGCATCGGCGGCGACGAGTTCATGATCCTGATGCCCGATGACGTCTACCGCGAAGAGGTTCTGGCGCTCGCGGAACGCCTGGTCGAGGCGATCGGCAACGAGCTCGAGGTCGACGACTATCTCTCGCATGTCGGCCTGAGCGCCGGCATTGCCGTCTACCCCGATGACGGCGTGGACGCGGCGACGCTGCTCGCGAACGCCGATTCCGCGCTCTATCGCGCCAAGCGCGAGGGCAGGGGCAGGGTCCGCTTCTTTGAAACCGAGATGGATCAGGAGTTGCGCGACCGCAGGTTGTTGCAGCACGATCTGCGGCAGGCGCTCGAGCAGAACCAGCTTGTTGTCTACTTCCAGCCACAGGCGAGGATGGATGGCGAGGTCATCGGCTTCGAGGCGTTGCTGCGCTGGAACCACCCGACACGCGGCTTCGTGCAGCCCGACCAGTTCATTCCGCTCGCCGAGGAGAACGGGCTGATCATCCAGATCGGCGAATGGGTCCTGCGCGAGGCCTGCCGCGAGGCGGCGTCCTGGCCACGGCCGTTGCAGGTCGCAGTCAATCTCTCGCCGGTCCAGTTCCAGGCGGGCGACCTCGAACGCTCCATCCACCAGATCCTGCTGGAGACGGGGCTCGCGCCGACCCGGCTCGAGGTCGAGATCACCGAAGGTGTGCTGATCGGCGATTTCACCCGCGCGCTGAACTTGCTGCGGCGGCTGAAAGCGCTCGGCATTCGTATCGCGATGGACGATTTCGGCACCGGGTACTCTTCGCTGTCCTATCTCCAGTCGTTCCCGTTCGACAAGATCAAGATCGACCGCAGCTTCATCGCCAACCTCGAGGCGACGCCGCAATCGGCCGAGATCGTCCGCGCGGTCCTCAGTCTGGCGCATGCGCTCAACATCCCGGTACTCGCCGAAGGCGTGGAGACGGAAGCGCAGCGCGCCTTCCTGGAGCGCGAGGCCTGCGAGGAGGTGCAGGGCTATCTCGTGGGACGTCCCGATTTGATCGAGCGGTATCTCGATCTGATCGGTGTCGCGGTCGAGCGGCGCCTCTCAGCCTAG
- a CDS encoding DUF6496 domain-containing protein, whose protein sequence is MARKATKRRYSSSAGDDVAREMRRYKKGTAKSGPGGRGGRVKSRKQAIAIGLSEARKKGKKVPASKRTTAKKSAKKRSARKSAKR, encoded by the coding sequence ATGGCACGCAAGGCAACGAAGCGCCGCTATTCGTCTAGCGCCGGCGACGATGTCGCGCGCGAGATGCGGCGCTACAAGAAGGGTACGGCGAAAAGCGGCCCCGGCGGCCGTGGCGGACGCGTGAAAAGCCGCAAGCAGGCGATCGCGATCGGCCTGTCAGAGGCACGCAAGAAGGGCAAGAAGGTCCCGGCGTCGAAACGGACGACGGCCAAGAAGTCTGCCAAGAAGAGGTCGGCGCGCAAATCCGCCAAGCGGTGA
- a CDS encoding Do family serine endopeptidase, whose translation MNDRVNSDNTTTSRKILKPRRLALLGTVAALGVAVLASSPASVPFGVTSLISPAQAAETAATPPGFGDLVAKVKPAVISVRVKIDQDNDKSAMLQQNRMDSDEDSPFDQFSRQFPGGMNGMPRQRHQVITGEGSGFFISADGYAVTNNHVVDHAQSVQVTTDDGTIYTAKVVGTDPKTDLALIKVEGKANFPFVKFSEQKPRIGDWVVAVGNPFGLGGTVTAGIVSASGRDIGNGPYDDFIQIDAPINKGNSGGPAFDMNGNVIGVNTAIFSPSGGSVGIGFDIPSTTAKLVVAQLKDKGAVTRGWLGVQVQPVTADIADSLGLKEARGAIVDNPQADSPAAKAGIEAGDVITAVNGNAVKDSRDLARTIATLAPGTSVKLDVFHKGESKTVTLALGELPNERQAQGNGKSDDGKVQPGTPRLGLSLAPAGDVQGAGQKGVVVTEVDPQGPAAQRGIQTGDVILNVGGKPVANVGDVRSELAQAKSSGKNSVLLQVKSAEATRFVAVPLA comes from the coding sequence ATGAACGACCGCGTCAATTCCGACAACACCACCACGTCCCGCAAGATCCTGAAGCCGCGCCGGCTCGCGTTGCTCGGCACCGTGGCCGCGCTTGGCGTGGCCGTGCTGGCCAGCTCGCCCGCGTCCGTGCCGTTCGGCGTGACCTCCCTGATTTCGCCCGCGCAGGCCGCGGAGACCGCTGCGACGCCGCCGGGCTTCGGCGATCTCGTTGCCAAGGTCAAACCCGCCGTCATCTCGGTGCGGGTGAAGATCGACCAGGACAACGACAAGAGCGCGATGCTGCAACAGAACCGGATGGATTCCGACGAGGATTCGCCGTTCGACCAGTTCTCGCGGCAGTTCCCGGGCGGGATGAACGGCATGCCGCGTCAGCGTCACCAGGTGATCACGGGCGAGGGCTCCGGCTTCTTCATCTCGGCTGATGGCTATGCCGTGACCAACAACCACGTCGTCGATCACGCCCAGTCGGTGCAGGTGACGACGGATGATGGCACGATCTACACCGCGAAGGTGGTCGGCACCGATCCCAAGACGGATCTCGCGCTGATCAAGGTCGAGGGCAAGGCGAACTTCCCGTTCGTGAAATTCTCCGAGCAAAAGCCGCGCATCGGCGACTGGGTGGTCGCGGTCGGCAATCCCTTCGGCCTCGGCGGCACCGTGACCGCGGGCATCGTCTCGGCCAGCGGCCGCGACATCGGCAACGGGCCCTATGACGACTTCATCCAGATCGATGCTCCCATCAACAAGGGTAATTCCGGCGGTCCGGCCTTCGACATGAACGGCAATGTGATCGGTGTGAACACCGCGATCTTCTCGCCCTCGGGCGGCTCGGTCGGCATCGGCTTCGACATTCCGTCCACGACCGCGAAGCTCGTGGTCGCGCAGCTGAAGGACAAGGGCGCAGTGACGCGCGGCTGGCTGGGCGTGCAGGTGCAGCCGGTGACGGCTGACATCGCCGACAGCCTCGGCCTGAAAGAGGCGCGTGGTGCGATCGTCGACAATCCGCAAGCGGATAGCCCGGCGGCCAAGGCCGGCATCGAGGCGGGTGACGTCATCACCGCCGTCAACGGCAACGCGGTGAAGGACTCCCGCGACCTCGCCCGCACCATCGCGACTCTGGCCCCGGGCACGTCGGTGAAGCTCGACGTCTTCCACAAGGGCGAGAGCAAGACGGTGACCTTGGCGCTGGGTGAGCTGCCGAACGAGCGGCAGGCACAAGGAAACGGCAAGTCCGACGACGGCAAGGTGCAGCCGGGCACGCCGCGCCTTGGCCTCAGCCTGGCGCCGGCCGGCGACGTCCAGGGCGCAGGCCAGAAGGGCGTCGTGGTCACCGAGGTCGATCCGCAGGGACCAGCCGCGCAGCGCGGCATCCAGACCGGCGACGTCATCCTCAATGTCGGCGGCAAGCCGGTCGCCAATGTCGGCGACGTCCGCTCTGAGCTCGCACAGGCCAAATCGTCCGGCAAGAACAGCGTGTTGTTGCAGGTGAAGAGCGCCGAGGCGACCCGGTTCGTCGCGGTGCCGCTGGCCTAA
- the cbbX gene encoding CbbX protein yields the protein MLDVPHATTTEPNETHFDLRKEAEIAGITDTLQQLEQELIGLRPVKSRVRQIASLLLIERIRQRAGLASALPTLHMSFTGNPGTGKTTVALRMAKILHGLGFVRRGQVISVTRDDLVGQYIGHTAPKTKEILKKAMGGVLFIDEAYYLHRPDNERDYGQEAIEILLQVMENQREDLVVILAGYGERMTSFFASNPGFRSRIAHHIEFPDYAEAELLVIAELMLRERGYRFSAAAREAFEKYIALRRTQPFFSNARSIRNAVDRIRLRQADRLMSDLDRMLDVADLETIDPADVLASRVFSGGADARSAKP from the coding sequence ATGCTCGACGTTCCCCACGCAACGACCACTGAGCCCAACGAGACCCATTTCGATCTCCGCAAGGAGGCTGAAATCGCCGGGATCACCGATACGCTGCAACAGCTCGAGCAGGAGCTGATCGGGCTGCGGCCAGTCAAAAGCCGTGTGCGCCAGATCGCGTCGCTGCTGCTGATCGAGCGTATCCGGCAGCGCGCGGGATTGGCGTCTGCTCTGCCGACGCTGCACATGTCGTTCACCGGCAATCCCGGCACCGGCAAGACCACGGTGGCGCTGCGCATGGCAAAAATCCTGCACGGTCTCGGCTTCGTGCGGCGTGGGCAGGTGATCTCGGTCACGCGCGACGATCTGGTCGGGCAATATATCGGTCACACCGCACCGAAGACCAAAGAGATATTGAAGAAGGCGATGGGCGGCGTGCTCTTCATCGACGAGGCTTATTATTTGCATCGGCCCGACAACGAGCGCGACTACGGCCAGGAGGCGATCGAGATCCTGCTTCAGGTGATGGAGAACCAGCGCGAGGACCTCGTTGTGATCCTCGCCGGCTATGGCGAGCGCATGACGAGCTTCTTCGCCTCCAATCCCGGCTTCCGCTCGCGCATCGCCCATCACATCGAATTTCCGGATTATGCCGAGGCCGAGCTGCTGGTCATCGCCGAGCTGATGCTCAGGGAGCGCGGTTACCGCTTCTCGGCCGCGGCGCGCGAGGCGTTCGAAAAATACATCGCGCTGCGACGGACCCAGCCGTTCTTCTCCAACGCCCGCTCGATCCGCAACGCCGTCGATCGCATCCGCCTGCGGCAGGCCGATCGCCTGATGTCCGATCTCGACCGGATGCTCGATGTTGCGGATCTCGAAACCATCGACCCGGCCGACGTGCTGGCGAGCCGCGTCTTCAGCGGCGGGGCCGATGCGCGGAGTGCCAAGCCATGA
- a CDS encoding DUF3072 domain-containing protein has translation MQVQGKYDAKVFLMEQMTRAQGLKLKRLSEEAYQPAQYDRDLSFTEAAHRIQVLEAEIELANSF, from the coding sequence ATGCAGGTTCAGGGTAAATACGACGCCAAGGTTTTCCTGATGGAGCAGATGACCCGTGCGCAGGGGTTGAAGCTGAAACGGCTGAGCGAGGAGGCTTACCAGCCCGCGCAGTACGATCGGGATCTATCCTTCACTGAAGCGGCGCACCGCATCCAGGTGCTCGAGGCGGAGATTGAGCTGGCGAATTCGTTCTGA